In Sphingobacterium sp. SRCM116780, the genomic stretch CAGCATTTACAAGACGATAAACGATCTTTCTCTATTTAACTGTATTTAATCGTATCGGCATGGTATAAGCTACTCGTACATTTCTTCCATTTTGCACACCTGGATTCCATTTTTTAGGATATTTTTTTAACACATTAACAGCAGCCTCTCCTGTTCCATAGTTCAGATCTTTTTTCACTTTAAAATCAGATAAACTACCATCTTTTTCGACAACAAAAGCGACTTCAACAATTCCATTGACACCATTTTTTATAGCCGAATTCTTTAAACAAAAAAGTAATAATGTATTATTTTGAGAGGAAAAGGATAACTATTACAATAGTTTTAGAAGTCGAAACGATTCAAATATTGAAGATAATCTCAACGAAAAATTTTATTCCATTTTCCAGCTACGATTAGCTTTTTTGTCTGCAAGTTTTGCTTTACGGTCCAGTCGATCCAAGACCTTGCTATAGGGTACTTTAGTTTTCTTTCGTGGTTTGACAGGTGTCAGCGTTGTTTTTATGATCTGCAGGAATCTTTCAATAGCAATCTCTTTATTTTTCAATTGCGATCGATCGGTGTCACATTCCAACTGGAAGATCATGTCTTTGTTAATACGGTTATTCAAATGTTCTATGATCAGATTTTTTTCATCATCGTCAAAAGTTGCAGAAGCCAAAACCGACCACTGCAATAAAACTTTAGAGGATACTTTATTGACGTGCTGTCCCCCTGCTCCACCTGAGCGTGCAAATTTAAATGTTAACTCTTTAAGTAGTAAATCTTTATTTATCATGTTTATTCTTTTCCAATTTTTCTATTTTTTCAATTAGATTTTTCATCACATCCAATTGAAATTGTTGCATTTGCACTATTTCTTCTTCTTTATGAATTAGTAAGTGATCGATTTTCTCATGTAATGTTCGTATTTCCAATTCTGCTTTCAGATTAACCATGTAATCATTTTGAGCCCGCTTACGATCTTTGTCCTCTTGTCTATTTTGACTCATCATAATCACTGGCGCTTGTAATGCTGCTACGCAAGATAATATGAGGTTCAATAAAATAAATGGATAGGGATCAAATCCTTTATTACCCAACCAAAATATATTTAATGCAATCCAACATAGCAAAAATCCAATAAAGGATAATATAAACGTCCAACTTCCTCCAAAATCAGCTACTTTATCCGCTATTTTAGAACCAAATGATTCCTTATGATCTTCCTGATCAAGAGAAGCACTAATGATTTCATTATTTTTTAGACTATCTAAAACCAACTCATCTAGACGAGTCAATTCTCGCAGTTCTGTCTTTAATATACCAGACATATACTTCTCTTTGTAAGCTTCCAATTCAGTCAATGATAGTAAGTCTGCTCTTGAAATATTTGGAAAATCTTGTTTGATGAGATCAAAAATCGAACCTCTTAATGTAGAAACCAAAACCTTATTAGACATGGGAAATGTCTTACCAGATAAACTACTTACAAAAGTTTTCATACAATATTAGCTAGTTAAATATGGTACAAGATAATGGTTTTCATTAATAACTCATTGATTGGACTTTATGTTATTAAAAAGAATTATTGCATTTGTGTGATAGACCCTTTTCCAAAATAATCTTTAATTTGCAGTAAAAGAAATTAGAAATATGAAAATAGGTATCGTATGTTACCCAACATTTGGTGGTAGTGGTGTAGTTGCCACAGAGCTAGGAAAGGCTTTAGCAAACAATGGACACCAAGTTCATTTCATCACGTACCGACAACCGGCAAGATTAGATTTCTTTTCAGAGAATCTTTTTTACCATGAAGTAGCTGTTTCACAATATCCTCTTTTTGATTTCTTACCTTACGAATCGGCTTTAGCAAGTAAACTTGTCGATGTTGTTCGTTTTGAAAAGTTAGATGTTATCCATGTTCATTATGCGATTCCCCATGCCTCTGCGGCATTCATGGCAAAACAAATTTTATTAACCTATGGTATTAATATCCCAGTTGTGACTACACTTCATGGAACAGATATCACGTTAGTTGGCAAAGATAAAAGTTTTAGTCCCGTCGTTACTTTTTCGATTAATCAATCGGATGGTGTTACGACAGTTTCTCAAAGTCTAAAAGATCAAACTCTTAGTTATTTTGATATAAAAAGAGCTATTCAAGTCATTCCAAACTTTATTGATCTAGAAAGATTTAGCATTAAAGATCGATCTCATTTCAAAAAAGCAATTGCTCCTGGAAATGAACGTATATTAATTCACACATCAAACTTTAGGAAAGTAAAGAATACAGGAGATGTGATCCGTATTTTTCAAAAAATAAATGAACATATTCCAAGTAAGTTGTTAATGGTGGGGGATGGTCCAGAGAGAACCAATGCAGAAGAGCTATGTCGTGAGCTTGAGGTGTGTCAAGATGTTCGATTTTTAGGGAAACAAGATGCTGTAGAGGAAATCTTATCTGTTTCAGATTTGTTCTTAATGCCTTCCAGTTCTGAGAGCTTTGGTCTTGCAGCTTTAGAGGCTATGGCTTGTAAAGTTCCAGTGATATCGACCAATACGGGTGGTCTTCCTGAATTAAATGTCAATGGTGTGACGGGTTTCTTAAGTGATATTGGAAATGTGGAGGAAATGGCTAAAAATGCTATTTATATCTTAAAAGATTCTGATCGTTTGGAAAAATTTAAAGAAGCAGCGTTAGAACATGCTAAAACATTTCAACTGAGTAATATCATGCCTCAATACGAAGATTACTATAGAGAGGTGATAGAAAAGGTAAATAAATCACAATAAATATAACTTTCGTCCTTAGTGGATGAAAAAAAAATTTTATCTTTGGCCTTTGGAGAATTTCCAAAAAAACAATTATGAAATATAAACGTATCCTATTAAAACTTAGCGGAGAATCCTTAATGGGGGATCAAAGCTATGGCATTGATATCAAGAGAGTTGCCCAGTATGCTAAAGATATCAAAGAATTACATACACAAGGTCTAGAAATTGCTATTGTTATTGGTGGGGGTAATATCTATAGAGGCTTAAGTGCAGAGCAATCAGGTATGGATCGTGTACAAGCGGACTATATGGGCATGTTGGCAACTGTTATCAACAGTATGGCACTTCAAGATGGGCTTGAAAAAGTAGGACTGAAAACTCGTTTATTAACGGCGATTAAAATGGAGCAAATATGCGAACCATTTATCCGTAGAAGAGCTGTTCGTCACCTAGAAAAGGGTCGCATTGTTATCTTCGGTGCAGGTACAGGTAATCCATATTTCACAACCGATACTGCTGCATCATTAAGAGCAATCGAAATTAATGCAGATGCTGTATTAAAAGGGACTCGTGTAGATGGTATCTATACAGCTGATCCAGAGAAGGATCCTACAGCAACACGTTTTGATGAGATTTCATTTACGGAAGTATATGAAAGAGGTCTAAATGTTATGGATATGACGGCATTTACATTATGTCAAGAGAACAATTTGCCAATTATCGTATTTGATATGAATAAACCAGGTAATTTGTTAAAATTAGCAAACGGCGAACACGTGGGTACTGTCGTACGCTAATCATAAAAAGATAAAAACGATATTAAGATATGAATGAATTAATTTCACTTGAATTGGACGATTGTAAGGAGAGTATGTCCAAAGCTGTTTCTTTTACAGAATCAGAGTTAACAAAAATTCGTGCGGGTAAAGCATCGCCCTCTATGTTAGATGGTATTTCTGTAGATTATTATGGATCACCAACTGCATTGTCTCAAGTTAGTAATATTAATACAACTGATGCACGTACAATTGTTATCCAACCATGGGAAAAACAATTAATCTCTGCTATTGAAAAAGCAATTACAGATGCTAATCTTGGTGTCAATCCACAAAATGATGGTATTGTGATCCGCTTAGTTATTCCAGCTTTAACAGAAGAGAGAAGACGTGACTTAGTTAGAAAAGCAAAAGAAGAAACTGAAAAAGGTCGTATCGTCGTTCGTAACATCCGTAAGGAGACCAATGAATCTTTGAAAAAATTGAAAAATGATGGTGCTTCAGAAGATGAAATCAAAGTGGGCGAAGCTGAAGTTCAAAAACTAACAGATTTATTTATTGCTAAGGTCGATAAATTAGCGGAGTTGAAAGAGAAAGATATCATGACGGTATAATTTTTTTGATAAGAATTTAAAAAAGGAGGATGTAAAAAAAGGTTTACATCCTCCTTTTTTCATTTAAAATGTATTGATTTATTTAAAATTAGTTGTACCTTAATCTTTATACTAAACTTAAAGAAACTAAACAGCATGAATAATTCTCGTCGTCAATTTATTAAGAAAGCTGGTCTAGGGCTTTCTGCCGCTTATTTTTTACCTCAATTGATCTCTTGTAAAAACAGAAAAGCAGTTAGTGATTCTCCTTTTGCAAATTTAGGTGTTCAACTGTATTCTATTCGGGATCTGATGGCTGTAAACCCAACTGACTCGTTACAAAAAGTTGCTAAAATTGGTTACAAGCATGTGGAAACATTTGGAATAGATACTGCCACAAAACGTTTCTGGGGATTAGATTATAAAGGTTTAAAAAAGGTTCTGGATGATAATGGATTGAAGTCACATAGTGGCCATTATGATATGTCCAAATATTTCAGTCGAAACTATCAGGATAAAGAGGATTTGACTCTTTATTTTGATGCGGCTAAAGAGTTAGGACAAGAATATGTCATTGCACCAGTATCTCCTATGTTTGATATTTCTGCATTGAAGAAAGATGATTTTCTATACATTGCAGAGCAATTGAACAAGGCTGGTGAGCAAGCGAAGAAACATGGTTTAAAGGTCGCCTTTCATAATCATTTTTGGGAATTCCGTGATTTAGGAAATGGAACGAAAGGTGAAGAGGTTTTATTGGCATTTACAGAACCTGATTTGGTTGATTTTGAATTGGATTTATATTGGGCGGAGAAAGCAGGGATCAATCCGGTTAGTTTATTTGAAAAATTTCCTAACAGATTTAAGTTCTGGCATATCAAAGATATGGACAAAGCTTTTACAAAAACAATTGTGGGTCCTGAATTCGATAAATTAGATTTTAGAGCTATTTCAAAGGAGGTAAAATATGCAGAAGTAGGTACTGGAAATATTGATTTCATTTCTATTGCTCAAGCAAAAGATAAGGCTGGTTTACGATATGCTTTTGTTGAACAGGATGATATTTACATACCAAACAAATTTGAAAGTTTGAAAAAGAGTTATGATTATGTCCAAGAGAAATTGGCAAAAATATAAGGATACAAAAAAAGGGCTATAGCCCTTTTTTTAATCGATAAGATTGCTTAGAAAGTCATTTGTTCTACTTCTTCAGCAGTTTCAATTACTTTTTTAGCTAAGTCAGCTTTAAATGCAATGACATTTTTAGCTGTTTCAGCATTGTACGTACCTAAAATCTGTGCCGCAAGAATACCTGCATTTTTAGCCGCATTCAAGGCTACTGTTGCTACAGGAATACCATTAGGCATTTGTAAAATCGATAAGACAGAATCCCAACCATCAATCGAATTGGAAGATTTCACAGGAACTCCGATAACAGGTAAATGTGTAATGGATGCGACCATTCCTGGTAAATGGGCCGCGCCGCCAGCGCCCGCAATGATGACTTTTAGCCCTCTCTCTGCAGCGTCTTGTGCATAATCAAACATTCTTTGTGGGGTACGATGTGCCGAAACAATAGTTACCTCAAAGGGCACTCCTAATGTTTTCAATACATCGACTGCATCTTGCATCACAGGTAAGTCTGATTTGCTTCCCATAATAATTCCAACTAAGGCTTGGTTCAATGTTGACATATATTTTAAGCTTTTACTTTCAAAATCTCTTGTACTTTTCTCGCATTTTGAATGGCCAATTCACGATCGTCATTGATGATACATACATGTCCCATTTTACGGAAAGGTTTTGTAAACTTCTTCCCATACAAGTGAACATATACACCCTCCATGGCTAAAATCTCCTCTACGCCTTCATATTTTGCTAAACCTTCATATCCTTCTTCTCCTAGTAAATTAATCATCACAGCATTCGTACGACAGCGTGTATCGCCCAAAGGAAGGTTAAATATTGCTCTCAAATGCTGTGCAAATTGAGAGATATAATTTCCTTCTATGGTTTGATGACCACTGTTGTGTGTACGAGGTGCTAATTCATTGACCAGTATATCACCTTCTTTTGTTAAGAACATTTCAACAGCTAATAATCCTACAATTTGCAAATCGGTTGCAATCTTCTTTGCAAGTTCTTCTGCTCTTTGCTGAATATCGAAACCATACGTCGATGGAGCAATCAAGAACTCAACTAAATTGGCATCTGGATTGAATTCCATTTCTACCATAGGAAAGGTAGCCACATCACCATCATCATTTCGTGCAACAATAACAGCGATTTCTTTTTCAAAATCTACCCATTCTTCTATCAAAGATGGTTCATCAAATGCTGTTTCGATATCTTCTATGACATTTATCTTCTTCACTCCTTTACCATCATAGCCATCTTTACGTAGTTTTTGGATGTAAGGAATGGTCAAATTTGCATTTTTAAGATGCTCTTTAGTAGAGATCAATTGAAATGCTGAAGTTGGAATGTCATTTTGTTTAAAAAATTGTTTTTGCAACCCCTTATCTTGTATCAAGCGAATAATACGCGATTGTGGATAAACAAGTACACCCTCTTCTTCCAATTTTTCCAACGCATCTACATTTACTTTTTCAATCTCAATCGTAATCATATCAAGATCTTTTCCAAAATTGTATACGGTTTCAAAATCACTCAAAGAGCCACATTCAAAACGATTGCATAATTTACGGCAAGGAGCATTCTTATCTGGATCAAGGATATGAACATTAACATTATAATTAATGGCCTCTTGAATCAACATACGGCCCAATTGACCACCGCCAAGAACACCTAATTGCAAATCACCATAAAAATCTTTTCCCATGTCTATTTTTCTATTCTATTAAGCTTTTTGGTTAAACAATTGTTCTCCCAGTAAACTTTCTTTTTCAATTTTCTTTTGAAGTTCTAAAAATGCACCAATCAATGCTTCTGGTCTAGGGGGGCATCCCTGTACATATACATCCACTGGAATTACCTGATCTACACCTTTGACTACATGATAGCCATGTTGCCAATACGGGCCACCACAATTAGCACATGAACCCATTGAAATGACGTATTTGGGTTCTGGCATTTGCTCATACAATTTTCGTATACGATCGGCCATTTTAAAGGTTACTGTTCCTGCGATAATCATCACATCAGATTGTCTGGGAGAAGGTCGTGGAAACACTCCCAATCGATCCAAGTCATAGTTAGCTGCCATAGCTCCCATCATCTCAATCGCACAACAAGCAATTCCAAAACTTATCGGCCACATAGAAGATAGGCGCGCCCAATTTAGCAAATCATCCAATTTAGCAACAATAACGCCATTATTTTGTATTTGACTTTCTAAACTCATGAGGTTGCACCTGGTTTTTTGAATCTTGGTTTAAAGGCTATTTTAGGAGCAGTCGATAACTCTTCTGATTTTATATCAACAGATTTTTCAACTTGCACGGATTGTTTATAATCTCTCACCTGATAAGTTGCATCATTAAGAGTATCGTAGGCAGTAGCAGGAATTTTAACATCTACAGATGGACGGTAATTTAAAGGTTTTACCCATTCTAGATCACCTTTTACCCAAACAAATATCAACCCCAAAATTAGTATACCAACAAACAAACTCATTTCGATTAACGTAAACCATCCCCACCTTCCATCTGCTGCGATATAATCTGCTTGACCAAATACAGTCGCCCAAGGAAAAATAAAGATTAATTCAACATCAAAGAGTAGAAATATAAGTGCAATAACATAAAATCGAGGATTAAATTGAATCCAAGAAGAGCCTACAGCATCTTCTCCACACTCGTATGTACTTAATTTCTGGGGATTTGGCTTTTTAACAGACAGCATTCTTCCTGCCATAATGGTCATCGCAACTAAAAATATCCCTACCAAAATTATGATAAGTATCTTTCCGTATTCCGATAATTGTCCGGGGTCATCCATTGTGTTACAAAGTTAAAAAATAATTCTATTACAAATAGAACTTAGTCCAAAATACAAAAAATAAATACAAAATATTAAGCGAAATATCACATTCTCAATATTTATCGAAATCAACATACAAATAAAAAACACGTTAAAAATTTTAACGTGTTTTTTAGTATAAACTTTATATTTTCTATTTTACTTTCCTGGCATCTTTGGCATATTCTTCATTAATTTTGCTGCCATAGCTGGATTTGACATTTGTTTCATGACTTTGCGCATATCGCCAAATTGTTTCATCAACTTATTCACTTCATTGATATCTGTTCCTGAACCCTTAGCAATACGAACACGACGTTTTTGATCAATCGCATCAGGATTCTCTCTTTCGAAAGGTGTCATTGAATCAATAATCGCTTCAATAGGTCTAAATGCATTATCATCAACTTCAATATCTTTCATTGCTTTTCCCACCCCGGGAATCATTCCCATCAAATCTTTCATGTTACCCATTTTTTTGATTTGTTGGATTTGAGATTTGAAATCGTTGAAGTCAAATTTATTTTTACGAATCTTTTTTTGTAGTTCAGCGGCCTCTTTCTCATCAAATTGTTGTTGCGCACGTTCAACGAGTGAAACAACATCACCCATCCCTAAAATACGAGAAGCCATACGATCTGGATAGAAAACATCTAATGCATCCATCTTCTCGCCAGTACCGATAAACTTAATTGGTTTATTAACGACAGATTTAATAGACAAGGCAGCTCCACCACGTGTATCGCCATCTAATTTCGTCAATACAACACCTGTGAAATCTAAACGATCATTGAACGTCTTTGCCGTGTTTACCGCATCTTGACCAGTCATTGAATCGACCACGAAAAGGATTTCCTGTGGTTGTGTCGCTTCTTTTACTGCCGTAATCTCTATCATCAATGGCTCATCAATGGCTAAACGACCTGCAGTATCAATGATGACAATATTATTTCCGTTTCTTTTCGCCTCTTCAACACCAGCTTTTGCTATCGCAATAGGATCAGTAGAAGTGCGATCGACATATACAGGAACACCTACTTGTTCACCTAATACTTGCAACTGATCTATCGCAGCAGGGCGGTAAACGTCACCTGCAACCAATAAAGGTTTTTTTCCTTTTTTATCTTTTAAATGTAGTGCTAGTTTTCCTGAAAATGTTGTTTTACCAGCACCATTTAAACCAGCAATCAATATAACAGTAGGATTTTTAGAAGTCTCTAATTCTGTAACAGAACCTCCCATTAAATCCGTCAACTCATCGCTCATGATTTTTGTCAACAATTGACCTGGAGAAATGCTTGTTAATACATTTTGTCCTAAAGCTTTTTGTTTGACATCGTCTGTAAATGTTTTTGCAGTTTTATAATTCACATCGGCATCCAATAATGCCTTGCGAATTTCTTTCATCGTTTCTGCAACGTTGATTTCGGTAATACTACCTTGGCCTTTTAAAACCTTAAAGGCTCTATCTAATTTATCCTGTAAGTTCTGAAACATGATAATTGTAAGTCTATGCTATATAAAAAGCAAAGTTAAAAAAATTGTCGGAAGCTCAAGCATATAGAATTCAATTCCAAGCATTAAAAGCATAAAAAAAGGCAAACATGTATAAAATGCTTGCCTTTTTCATTTGATGGCGAATTAAAGCGATTAATTCCTTCTACCAAATAACATAGATGCATAATACAATAAAGTTACCAATGCACTTAACGCCGCTACTACATAGGTCATTGCTGCCCATTTTAAAGCATCTCTAACGCCCTCATCCTCTGCTGCACTATGGGTTACTCCATTATTACTTAACCATGCCTTAGCACGATTAGAAGCATCGAATTCTACAGGAAGTGTCACAAAACTAAAAATAGTTGTTATGGCTAACGCCGCAACACCAATCGCCAGTAAAATATAAATTTTAGAAAACACCATCAACATAACTCCTAACATCAAGATCCAAGAAGTTAGTTTTGAAGCAAAGTTAACCATTGGAACCATAGCAGATCTAAATCCCAACCATTTGTAAGCCGTAGCATGTTGGACAGCATGACCACACTCGTGTGCCGAAACTGCTGCAGCAGCTATGCTCCTACCACTGTATACTTCAGGACTTAAGTTCACGGTCTTATCTGCTGGGTTATAATGATCTCCCAAACGATCTGGGATCGAAACGACATTTACGTCATAAATACCATTATCATGAAGCATTTTTTGAGCTACTTCAGCCCCTGTAAGACCACTGGTCAAAGGAATTTCTGAATATTTTTTAAACTTATTTTTAAATCGGGTTTGTACGATCAGGCTGACAACCATGATCCCTATAAATAAAATCCAATACATAATCTTTCGTTCTTTTCTTAATGATTATCAAAATACATTCCATCCTCTTATATCGGACAAAATTTCACTTACTAAAGCACTTAAATGATTCAAGATGGTAAAATACAGTAAAAAGTCAAACAGAAATATGCCATTATTGCATAAAAAGTCAAAAACAAAAAAGGATGTACTTTAAAAAGTACATCCTTTTTTAATATCATTAAGATTTTCTAATTAATCTGTAACATCAAACTTTCTCCTTCAATCATTTTTCTTAGATTGGTCAATGCATAGCGCATACGACCTAGTGCAGTATTGATGCTGACTTCTGTAATATCCGCAATATCTTTAAAACTCATATCGCAAAAGTGTCTCATAATTAGCACTTCTTTTTGATCGTCTGGTAATTTTTGAATCATTCTTTTCAAATCAATATCTCGTTGTTCTTTCAGCATCTTTGATTCCACATTCTCATCGCTAAATTCTAGCACATCGAAAATATCAAACCCTTCTGTATTCACAATATTTGGGGCTCTTTTTTCTCTTCGGAAATGATCGATGATCATATTGTGTGCAATACGCATCACCCAAGGTAAAAATTTACCTTCATCATTGTATTTTCCACCTTTTAATGTATTGATGACTTTGATAAAAGTTTCTTGAAAAATATCTTCAGCAAGATATTCATCTTTCACTTTCATGTAAATGGATGTATATATTTTTGATTTATAACGCTCTAACAAAGCTGCTAACGCTGACTCTTTACCACTTAAATATATGTGGATTAATTCTTGATCCGTTTTCTTATTTAAAATACTCATACCTCACCTATTTTTAGCAGTTACCAAATTAATTAATTAACACCTGTTTAAAAAAGTAAATGTATTCCGTATAGTAGTTCGTTTAGTTTGTGATCAATTTTTGTATAGTCAAAGCAAGAAAAAATTATCCAGTAATCAAATTATTACAATATTTTTTAAGACTTTTTAACACTTTGCACAAAAAAAGTGCCTCAATTTAAAATTGAGGCACTCAGTAAGTTATCAGTATGATAAATGTAAATTTTTATTTATAAAGAGGGAAAGCTGCCATCATCTCTCTCACTTTTGAATGGATGTTAGCTAACTCAGACTCATTAGATGCATTTGTAATTGCTGCATCAATCAATTCACCAATTTGAATAATTTCTGTTTCTTTGATACCACGTGAAGTAATCGCAGCTGTACCAAAACGAACACCTGAAGTTACAAATGGAGAACGTGAATCAAAAGGAACCATATTTTTATTTGTAGTGATACCTGCTTTACCCAAAACAGCTTCTGCTTCTTTACCTGAAATATCTTTATTTCGTAAATCAACCAACATTAAGTGATTGTCTGTACCACCAGAAATAATTTTGTAATCTCTTTCAACAAAGAATTGGGCTAAAGCAGCTGCGTTTTTCTTTACTTGAACAATATAATCCATATATTCATCCGAAAGAGCCTCACCATAGGCAATAGCTTTTGCTGCTATTGTATGTTCCAAAGGCCCACCTTGCGTACCTGGGAAAACAGCTAAATCTAATAATTGTGTGATGGTACGTGTTTCGCCCTTTGGAGTTTTAACTCCCCAAGTATTTTCGAAATCTTTGCCAACCATAATCATACCACCACGAGGTCCACGAAGTGTTTTATGTGTGGTCGTTGTCACGATATGACAATAAGGAAGTGGATCATTTAACAACCCTCTAGCGATTAATCCTGCTGGGTGTGAAATATCTGCTAAAACTAAAGCACCGATTTCATCGGCTACTTTACGAATACGGGCATAATCCCAATCACGAGAGTAGGCAGAAGCGCCACAGATAATCATTTTTGGTTTCTCACGAAGTGCTGTTTCCTCTAATTGTTCGTAATCAATTAAACCTGTATCTTCTTTTACACCGTAAAACAACGGTTGGTAGATTTTACCTGAAAGATTTGCTGGAGAACCATGTGTTAAGTGACCACCATGTGATAAATCAAGTCCTAAAATTTTGTCCCCTGGCTTTATTGTAGCCAAGAAAACAGCTGCATTTGCCTGCGCTCCAGAATGTGGTTGTACATTTACCCATTCTGCACCAAATAATTGTTTAGCTCGATTAATAGCAATTGTTTCAATTTCATCGACAACCTCGCAACCACCATAGTAACGTTTTCCTGGTAAGCCTTCAGCATATTTGTTTGTCAAAACTGAACCTGCAGCTTCCATAACTTGTTTAGAAACGAAGTTTTCTGAAGCAATTAATTCGATACCCTCTTCTTGGCGTTTAAGCTCATCAGCTATCAAATTGAAAATGGCTTGATCTCTTTCCATTGTTTTAATATAGTATAAAATATGAATATTATGATTTTATTCTACAAATATAGTATAATACTTAAAAAGAGCTTCACAAATGCGCTCTTTTATTGCAAAATATCACAAAAACCCCCTCTTTATTATGATTTATTTAATTATTGTTTCAATATATCTTAACTCGTTGGGTGTAATTAAATTGTTTGATTTTTCCACCTTTTCAGCTGATTTCGCTTTTATTTAAGAATAGACGAAGTGTTATGGATGAACATCTCAACCCCGATAAACGGTTAAAGATGTCCCAGGGATCAAATTAAAACCAAATTAGAACCAACTCTGGACTGTGAGTACCTTGCCTGTAGGGTGGGAGCGCCGTGTGAGTACAGTAAAAGGTGGACTCACGGTGCACGCACCGTGCTCTCACTGTGCTCACAGGTAGGAATTGGTCCCAATTTGGTCTCCAGTTAATCCCCGTCATTGCCTGGTTTGGGCGATTTATTTTACTTCAAATAATTATACCCAACGGGTCATCTTAATTTCCCAAATTAAGGATTTGTTTCTCGCGTCATCAAAAAGCTTCATACATCTCGACATAAATATCTGTTATACTGATCTATCTCACTCCTATTCTATCACTATGTTTGATCAGTGTCATAAAACTGAAGCCATCAAAACTTTGTATAAAAATATGTAATTTTGTATAAGTTGATTAAAATATTATCACGATGAATACAGAAACGATAACAGAGAAAGCACCTTTAACATTAACTGAAGGAGCAATAAAGGAGTTAAAAAAACTGAAGGATCAACAAGAGATTTCAGACGATTTTGGATTGCGTATTGGTGTTGAGGGCGGGGGTTGTTCTGGAATGAGCTATATTTTAGGTTTCGACCAAAAAAAAGAAGGTGATAGCGAATATAGCATTGATGGTATCCGTGTTTTTATGAATAAAGCACATGGTTTATATCTAGCAGGAATGGAAGTTGATTTCAAAAATGGCTTAGATGCTCGTGGATTTACATTTAACAACCCAAATGCTTCCAGTACTTGTGGTTGCGGAAGTTCTTTCTCAGCATAAACTAAACAAATAGACATATAAACAAAGCCCAATATTTCAATAATATTGGGCTTTGTTCGTTCATAACAGCTGCCATAATAATCATTCAAAAATAATTATTGATTTTCAGTAAAAATTGATTAATTTAACAGTCA encodes the following:
- a CDS encoding sugar phosphate isomerase/epimerase family protein; translation: MNNSRRQFIKKAGLGLSAAYFLPQLISCKNRKAVSDSPFANLGVQLYSIRDLMAVNPTDSLQKVAKIGYKHVETFGIDTATKRFWGLDYKGLKKVLDDNGLKSHSGHYDMSKYFSRNYQDKEDLTLYFDAAKELGQEYVIAPVSPMFDISALKKDDFLYIAEQLNKAGEQAKKHGLKVAFHNHFWEFRDLGNGTKGEEVLLAFTEPDLVDFELDLYWAEKAGINPVSLFEKFPNRFKFWHIKDMDKAFTKTIVGPEFDKLDFRAISKEVKYAEVGTGNIDFISIAQAKDKAGLRYAFVEQDDIYIPNKFESLKKSYDYVQEKLAKI
- a CDS encoding energy transducer TonB; the protein is MKNGVNGIVEVAFVVEKDGSLSDFKVKKDLNYGTGEAAVNVLKKYPKKWNPGVQNGRNVRVAYTMPIRLNTVK
- the frr gene encoding ribosome recycling factor yields the protein MNELISLELDDCKESMSKAVSFTESELTKIRAGKASPSMLDGISVDYYGSPTALSQVSNINTTDARTIVIQPWEKQLISAIEKAITDANLGVNPQNDGIVIRLVIPALTEERRRDLVRKAKEETEKGRIVVRNIRKETNESLKKLKNDGASEDEIKVGEAEVQKLTDLFIAKVDKLAELKEKDIMTV
- the pyrH gene encoding UMP kinase — its product is MKYKRILLKLSGESLMGDQSYGIDIKRVAQYAKDIKELHTQGLEIAIVIGGGNIYRGLSAEQSGMDRVQADYMGMLATVINSMALQDGLEKVGLKTRLLTAIKMEQICEPFIRRRAVRHLEKGRIVIFGAGTGNPYFTTDTAASLRAIEINADAVLKGTRVDGIYTADPEKDPTATRFDEISFTEVYERGLNVMDMTAFTLCQENNLPIIVFDMNKPGNLLKLANGEHVGTVVR
- the arfB gene encoding alternative ribosome rescue aminoacyl-tRNA hydrolase ArfB, which codes for MINKDLLLKELTFKFARSGGAGGQHVNKVSSKVLLQWSVLASATFDDDEKNLIIEHLNNRINKDMIFQLECDTDRSQLKNKEIAIERFLQIIKTTLTPVKPRKKTKVPYSKVLDRLDRKAKLADKKANRSWKME
- a CDS encoding DUF1003 domain-containing protein, giving the protein MKTFVSSLSGKTFPMSNKVLVSTLRGSIFDLIKQDFPNISRADLLSLTELEAYKEKYMSGILKTELRELTRLDELVLDSLKNNEIISASLDQEDHKESFGSKIADKVADFGGSWTFILSFIGFLLCWIALNIFWLGNKGFDPYPFILLNLILSCVAALQAPVIMMSQNRQEDKDRKRAQNDYMVNLKAELEIRTLHEKIDHLLIHKEEEIVQMQQFQLDVMKNLIEKIEKLEKNKHDK
- the bshA gene encoding N-acetyl-alpha-D-glucosaminyl L-malate synthase BshA yields the protein MKIGIVCYPTFGGSGVVATELGKALANNGHQVHFITYRQPARLDFFSENLFYHEVAVSQYPLFDFLPYESALASKLVDVVRFEKLDVIHVHYAIPHASAAFMAKQILLTYGINIPVVTTLHGTDITLVGKDKSFSPVVTFSINQSDGVTTVSQSLKDQTLSYFDIKRAIQVIPNFIDLERFSIKDRSHFKKAIAPGNERILIHTSNFRKVKNTGDVIRIFQKINEHIPSKLLMVGDGPERTNAEELCRELEVCQDVRFLGKQDAVEEILSVSDLFLMPSSSESFGLAALEAMACKVPVISTNTGGLPELNVNGVTGFLSDIGNVEEMAKNAIYILKDSDRLEKFKEAALEHAKTFQLSNIMPQYEDYYREVIEKVNKSQ